The following proteins are encoded in a genomic region of Pagrus major chromosome 16, Pma_NU_1.0:
- the LOC141010394 gene encoding 14-3-3 protein zeta-like, with translation MEDRGDLIQMAKLSEQAERYEDMASYMKSVTKMDQDLSNEERNLLSVAYKNVVGARRSAWRVLSSMCAKAEQDNAGEQESKDEPAERKRKMMKEYREKVEGELRDICNDVLLLLDDHLIKNCEVKGDEAAESKVFYLKMKGDYYRYLAEVASGDAKSDAITRSEEAYTAASKCSCEKMPPTHPIRLGLALNFSVFHYEIRNCPGAACKLAKTAFDEAIAELDQLSEDSYKDSTLIMQLLRDNLTLWTSDHAGEEGEGEGGEGGEEQQEQ, from the exons ATGGAGGATAGAGGTGATCTTATTCAGATGGCCAAGCTGTCGGAGCAGGCTGAGCGCTACGAGGACATGGCATCATACATGAAGTCGGTCACAAAGATGGACCAGGACCTGTCAAACGAGGAGAGAAACCTGCTGTCCGTCGCCTACAAGAACGTGGTTGGGGCGAGGCGGTCCGCATGGAGGGTGCTGAGCAGTATGTGTGCGAAGGCCGAGCAAGACAATGCAGGCGAACAGGAATCCAAGGATGAACccgcagagaggaagaggaaaatgaTGAAGGAGTATAGGGAGAAGGTGGAGGGGGAGCTGCGAGATATCTGCAATGACGTTTTG TTGCTGCTGGATgatcatttaattaaaaactgcGAAGTTAAAGGAGATGAAGCTGCTGAGAGCAAAGTCTTCTATCTTAAGATGAAGGGGGACTACTATAGATACCTTGCTGAGGTTGCCTCAGGAGACGCCAAATCGG acGCCATTACGCGGTCAGAGGAGGCATACACTGCAGCATCTAAATGCAGCTGTGAAAAAATGCCACCCACACATCCTATCCGCTTGGGCTTGGCACTTAACTTCTCTGTCTTCCACTACGAGATCCGGAACTGCCCAGGTGCAGCCTGCAAATTGGCTAAAACG GCATTTGATGAAGCCATTGCAGAGCTGGACCAGCTTAGTGAGGATTCCTACAAAGACAGCACTCTCATCATGCAGCTCCTCAGAGACAACCTGACA TTATGGACATCGGACCACGCTGGcgaggagggtgagggtgagggtggagaaggaggagaagagcagCAAGAGCAGTAA
- the adam17a gene encoding disintegrin and metalloproteinase domain-containing protein 17a encodes MRSVLLIVFLAPCWVKCGIKSRVTTEENHEENPELDDLNSILSDFEVLPVSSLQLHSVRKRDVHTQSHLERLVSFRALQRHFKLYLTTNTGLFTDNFKAVFVDKHGKEKNYDVQLQTYFTGHVIGEENSRVQAHIDGDEFSAHILTDEAEYNVEPLWRFTNSPVDSRLLVYRSDDIKNLSRIASPKVCGYVHAEAKDLLPRTARDWEAEQEKGYHHREKRLAPAHDHKKNTCPLLLVADYRFFEHMGRGQESVTLNYLIELIDRVDDIYRNTTWDDEFKGYGVQINQIIINKEATKPPDPNDKKWAHYNMKNSPTGREVWDVKKLLEQFSSDLADNASTVCLAHLFTYQDFDEGTLGLAYVAPSKPNALGGLCPKPYYPTHSIKKPSYLNTGLTSTKNYGKTILTKEADLVTTHELGHNFGAEHDPDNIPYCAPSDDHGGKFVMYPIAVSGDHVNNKRFSNCSKISVGKTLSFKAPVCFKERNSKVCGNSRVEEGEECDPGLLHLNDDPCCSSDCKFKRGAQCSDRNSPCCRKCMFEQAGTRCQEAINATCKGISSCTGNSSQCPPPANAADNTTCVDNGKCHNGECNPFCEALENLQSCACNETEHSCKVCCRGKDGTCSPFVQKNGSFLFLRKGKPCTVGFCDEGGKCMKQVQDVIERLWDFIDKLDINTFGKFLADNIVGSVVVFSLIFWIPLSILVHCVDKRLDQQYEENTKCFYYPPSSQEMLSNLESASVRIVKPHQPPSFSAGRTGPSSLPHQPQQQSQVGATSAASSASSSTQAPGPSCGLTPDSTGGLRMATIQEDTSIDSHLGEEGLSDDFTTAGACSSGMKSSYEDLTDQNQPAKERRRLKRQECIDTKETEC; translated from the exons ATGAGGAGCGTACTGTTAATTGTCTTTCTGGCTCCTTGTTGGGTCAAATGTGGAATTAAGTCAAGAGTTACAACGGAGGAGAATCACGAAGAAAACCCGGAGTTGG ATGATCTGAACTCCATCCTGTCAGATTTTGAGGTCCTGCCAGTGTCAAGCCTCCAGCTGCACTCTGTTAGGAAGAGGGACGTCCACACCCAGTCCCACCTGGAGCGGCTGGTGAGCTTCAGAGCTCTGCAGAG ACATTTTAAGCTTTACTTGACCACCAACACGGGCCTTTTCACGGACAACTTCAAAGCTGTGTTTGTCGATAAACATGGGAAGGAGAAGAACTACGATGTTCAACTTCAGACCTATTTCACAGGACATGTTATTG GAGAGGAGAATTCACGTGTGCAGGCACACATAGATGGAGATGAGTTTTCTGCTCACATTCTGACAGATGAAGCAGAGTACAACGTAGAG CCCCTGTGGAGGTTTACAAACTCCCCAGTTGATAGCAGGTTGCTGGTTTATCGCTCAGACGACATCAAGAATCTGAGCCGCATCGCCTCTCCAAAAGTGTGTGGATACGTCCACGCAGAGGCCAAGGACCTGCTGCCACGAACTGCCAGGGATTGGGAGGCTGAGCAGGAAAAGG GGTACcatcacagagagaagaggctGGCTCCGGCTCATGATCACAAGAAGAACACCTGCCCCCTGTTGCTGGTTGCTGATTACCGCTTTTTCGAACACATGGGCCGCGGACAAGAGAGCGTCACACTCAACTACCTG ATTGAGCTTATTGATCGAGTTGACGACATTTATAGAAACACAACTTGGGATGATGAATTCAAAGGCTACGGAGTCCAGAtcaatcag ATCATCATCAACAAGGAAGCCACAAAGCCTCCTGACCCTAATGACAAAAAATGGGCCCATTATAACATGAAAAACAGCCCAACTGGAAGGGAGGTCTGGGACGTGAAGAAACTTCTGGAG CAATTCAGCTCAGACCTAGCTGACAACGCCTCCACTGTGTGTCTGGCCCACCTGTTCACCTATCAGGACTTCGATGAGGGTACACTGGGGCTGGCCTACGTGGCCCCCTCCAAACCTAATGCCCTGGGCGGCCTCTGCCCAAAAC CGTACTACCCAACTCACTCCATTAAGAAGCCCAGTTACCTCAACACGGGCCTGACCAGCACCAAGAACTACGGCAAGACCATCTTAACAAAG GAGGCGGATTTGGTGACGACTCACGAGCTTGGCCATAACTTTGGAGCAGAGCATGATCCTGACAACATCCCTTACTGTGCCCCCAGTGATGACCATGGGGGGAAGTTTGTCATGTACCCTATCGCTGTGAGCGGAGACCATGTCAACAACAAG CGTTTCTCCAACTGCAGCAAGATCTCCGTTGGAAAGACGTTAAGTTTCAAGGCTCCCGTGTGCTTCAAGGAGAGGAACAGTAAGGTATGTGGGAACTCCAgagtggaggagggggaggagtgCGACCCTGGGCTCCTCCACCTCAACGACGACCCCTGCTGCTCATCGGACTGCAAATTCAAACGTGGTGCACAGTGCAG TGACAGAAACAGCCCTTGCTGTAGGAAATGCATGTTTGAGCAGGCAGGAACAAGGTGCCAGGAAGCCATCAATGCTACCTGTAAAGGCATATCCTCTTGCACAG GCAACAGCAGTCAGTGTCCGCCTCCTGCAAACGCTGCTGACAACACAACGTGTGTCGACAACGGCAAGTGTCACAATGGGGAGTGCAACCCTTTCTGTGAGGCCCTGGAGAACCTTCAGTCCTGTGCCTGCAACG AGACGGAGCACTCTTGTAAAGTGTGCTGCAGGGGAAAAGATGGCACCTGTTCTCCCTTCGTCCAGAAAAATGGCAGTTTCCTTTTCCTTCGCAAAGGCAAACCCTGCACTGTGGGCTTTTGTGACGAGGGT ggaaaGTGCATGAAGCAGGTACAGGACGTGATCGAGAGGTTGTGGGACTTTATTGACAAGCTGGACATTAACACATTTG GGAAGTTCCTGGCTGATAACATAGTGGGCTCTGTCGTGGTGTTTTCCCTCATCTTTTGGATTCCTCTCAGCATCCTCGTTCACTGTGTG gacAAACGACTTGACCAGCAGTATGAGGAGAACACAAAGTGCTTCTACTACCCTCCAAGT AGTCAAGAAATGCTGAGCAACCTCGAGTCAGCATCCGTGCGCATCGTCAAGCCTCATCAGCCTCCCTCCTTCTCCGCCGGCCGGACCGGGCCCTCCTCCCTGccccatcagcctcagcagcagagccaggtcGGGGCCACCTCCGCAGCCAGCAGCGCCAGCAGCAGTACCCAGGCCCCCGGTCCGAGCTGCGGCCTTACCCCGGACAGCACAGGGGGACTGCGGATGGCCACCATCCAGGAGGACACCAGCATCGACTCTCACCTGGGAGAGGAGGGCCTGTCGGACGATTTCACAACCGCAGGAGCCTGCTCGTCGGGTATGAAATCCTCCTACGAGGATCTGACAGATCAGAACCAGCCAGCCAAGGAGCGGCGGCGCCTCAAGAGGCAGGAGTGCATTGACACTAAAGAGACGGAGTGCTGA
- the iah1 gene encoding isoamyl acetate-hydrolyzing esterase 1 homolog — translation MVPSSKFMMSNFKTVIWPKVILFGDSITQFSFQANGWGAEIANKLVRKCDVVNRGLSGYNSRWGKILLPRLIDSQNSADNNIAAVTVFFGANDCALQDKNPQQHVPLQEYSENLKEITRLLASAGVSADKVIFITPPPLHEAAWEKECILKGSPLNRHNSVAGQYAQACVQTAGQCGTDVLDLWTLMQKDGQDFTAYLSDGLHLSEKGNQFVAQHLWGLLESRMSNLPFLLPYWGEIDAKSPESSLLCEPSRL, via the exons ATGGTTCCATCCTCCAAGTTCATGATGTCCAACTTCAAAACAGTAATTTGGCCTAAAGTGATTTTATTTGGGGACTCCATCACGCAG ttttcatttcaaGCCAATGGCTGGGGAGCGGAAATTGCCAACAAACTAGTGAG AAAGTGTGATGTTGTAAACAGAGGACTGTCTGGCTACAACTCCAGATGGGGCAAAATACTTCTTCCTCGTCTCATCGACAGTCAGAACTCAGCTGACAACAACATAGCTGCTGTCACTGTCTTCTTTGGAGCCAATGACTGTGCACTACAAG ATAAAAACCCCCAGCAGCACGTCCCTTTGCAGGAGTATTCAGAGAACCTAAAGGAGATCACCAGGCTTCTGGCTTCAGCTGGTGTGTCAGCAGACAAAGTGATCTTCATCACCCCTCCACCTCTTCATGAGGCAGCCTGGGAGAAGGAGTGCATTTTGAAAG GATCTCCTCTCAATCGTCACAATTCTGTAGCGGGGCAGTATGCGCAGGCTTGTGTGCAGACTGCCGGTCAATGTGGCACAGATGTGTTGGACCTGTGGACACTTATGCAGAAGGATGGGCAG GACTTCACGGCCTACCTGTCCGACGGGCTGCATCTCTCAGAAAAGGGAAACCAATTTGTGGCTCAGCACCTGTGGGGGCTGCTGGAGAGTCGCATGTCCAACCTGCCCTTCCTCCTGCCCTACTGGGGAGAAATCGACGCCAAGAGCCCCGAGAGCAGCCTCCTCTGTGAGCCATCAAGGCTTTAG
- the LOC141010312 gene encoding uncharacterized protein has translation MAAVKQHLARGAYDFAQKTCNRYLLKSQKKPGESAIQASSLSAGCLFGDIQNRGLSRAENAADRVTGGVSQDTYTRVTPVFGTDNNVWKNSNVTESYYYYGHNEFSLLDKTSVQNGETHFPRYPSNDKFRRTSCTFRSARRLCWGHGQLVSIRSYSGNGTRSEPLYRTKTGYYDILEVSPTATQAQVKTAYYKQSFIYHPDRNAGGDEATVRFSEISEAYTVLGNKALRKKYDRGLLSQSDLVATARPSGKDTTGGSTKQTDRRRSVVGADIRGGIYDFDKFFKAHYNEQLQREKDLRLRKEEMLRKKQESVADRKLYNAMDIAVVLMLAMAVAILFNLKQK, from the coding sequence ATGGCGGCGGTCAAACAACATCTTGCAAGGGGAGCGTACGACTTTGCACAGAAAACATGTAACAGATACCTcctaaaaagtcagaaaaagcCGGGGGAAAGTGCAATACAAGCCTCGTCTCTGTCGGCAGGGTGTCTGTTTGGTGATATTCAAAACAGAGGACTGTCCAGAGCCGAAAACGCTGCGGACAGAGTGACCGGTGGAGTTTCACAGGACACTTACACAAGGGTAACTCCGGTGTTTGGTACTGATAACAATGTGTGGAAAAACAGTAATGTCACTgaatcttattattattatggacACAATGAGTTTTCACTTCTTGACAAAACCTCGGTTCAGAATGGAGAAACACATTTCCCTCGGTACCCGAGTAACGACAAGTTTCGGAGGACTTCCTGCACCTTCAGGTCCGCTCGGCGTTTGTGTTGGGGACATGGACAGCTTGTGTCTATCAGATCTTACAGCGGCAACGGAACCCGATCTGAGCCCCTTTACAGAACCAAAACCGGCTACTATGACATCCTGGAGGTGTCACCCACCGCCACTCAAGCCCAGGTAAAGACAGCCTACTACAAGCAGTCCTTCATCTACCACCCGGACAGAAACGCGGGCGGCGACGAGGCCACCGTCCGCTTCTCTGAGATCAGCGAGGCCTACACCGTGCTGGGCAACAAGGCACTGAGGAAGAAATACGACCGGGGTCTTTTGAGTCAGTCAGACCTCGTCGCCACAGCCAGACCCTCCGGTAAGGACACCACCGGGGGCTCCACCAAACAAACCGACAGACGGCGGTCTGTGGTGGGCGCAGACATCCGTGGAGGCATCTATGATTTCGACAAGTTTTTCAAGGCCCACTACAAcgagcagctgcagagagaaaaggacTTGAGACTCCGCAAAGAGGAGATGCTGAGGAAGAAGCAGGAGTCTGTTGCGGACAGGAAGCTGTACAATGCGATGGACATAGCAGTTGTGCTTATGCTGGCGATGGCCGTGGCTATTCTGTTCAACTTAAAGCAGAAGTAA
- the LOC141010917 gene encoding cleavage and polyadenylation specificity factor subunit 3: MAAKRKVEVIVPAEESDQLLIRPLGAGQEVGRSCIILEFKGRKIMLDCGIHPGLEGMDALPYIDLIDPAEIDLLLISHFHLDHCGALPWFLQKTSFKGRTFMTHATKAIYRWLLSDYVKVSNISADDMLYTETDLEESMDKIETINFHEVKEVAGIKFWCYHAGHVLGAAMFMIEIAGVKLLYTGDFSRQEDRHLMAAEIPSVKPDILIIESTYGTHIHEKREEREARFCNTVHDIVNREGRCLIPVFALGRAQELLLILDEYWQNHPELHDIPIYYASSLAKKCMAVYQTYVNAMNDKIRKAININNPFVFKHISNLKSMDHFDDIGPSVVMASPGMMQSGLSRELFESWCTDKRNGVIIAGYCVEGTLAKHIMSEPEEITTMSGQKLQLKMSVDYISFSAHTDYQQTSEFIRALKPPHVILVHGEQNEMARLKAALIREYEDNDQVHIEVHNPRNTEAVTLNFRGEKLAKVMGSLADKKCAQGQRVSGILVKKNFNYHILNPSDLSTYTELAMSTVKQSQAIPFTGPYSLLVCHLRNLTGDVEELDGTEKNTLKILKNITLIHEVGMVMLEWIANPLNDMYADAVTTVVLEVQSNPKAQKVMETQSNIMDMGIFQTRLGVMLQDMFGEDCVDFSGGKNVSLTVDGKTMHICLETRSVCYEDECTEDDSLREMVELAVQRLYDALNPVI; encoded by the exons ATGGCCGCAAAACGCAAAGTAGAGGTGATTGTGCCCGCGGAGGAAAGCGACCAGCTCCTAATTCGTCCACT GGGTGCTGGTCAGGAGGTGGGGAGGTCATGCATCATCCTGGAGTTCAAAGGAAGGAAAATTATG cTGGACTGTGGTATCCACCCTGGCTTGGAGGGAATGGATGCCCTCCCCTACATAGATTTGATCGACCCGGCCGAGATAGACCTGCTGCTCATCAGCCA TTTCCACTTGGATCACTGTGGAGCTCTGCCCTGGTTCCTCCAAAAGACCAGCTTTAAAGGCAGGACCTTCATGACTCACGCCACCAAGGCCATCTACCGCTGGCTGCTGTCTGATTATGTCAAAGTCAG CAACATTTCTGCAGATGACATGCTGTACACTGAGACTGACCTGGAGGAGAGCATGGATAAGATCGAGACCATCAACTTCCACGAGGTCAAGGAGGTGGCTGGGATCAAGTTCTGGTGCTACCACGCTGGTCACGTGCTGGGAGCTGCCATGTTCATGATTGAAATAGCTGGAGTCAAG ctgctgtacACAGGAGACTTCTCCCGACAAGAAGACAGGCATCTCATGGCGGCTGAGATCCCCAGCGTCAAACCTGACATCCTAATTATA GAGTCGACCTACGGCACCCACATCCATGAGAAGAGGGAGGAGCGTGAAGCTCGGTTCTGTAACACAGTCCACGACATAGTCAACAGAGAAGGCCGCTGTTTAATCCCTGTGTTCGCCTTGGGTCGGGCCCAGGAACTGCTGCTCATCCTGG ATGAGTACTGGCAGAACCACCCGGAGCTCCACGACATCCCCATCTACTACGCTTCATCCCTGGCCAAGAAGTGCATGGCCGTGTACCAGACCTACGTCAACGCAATGAACGACAAGATCCGCAAGGccatcaacatcaacaaccCTTTTGTCTTCAAGCACATCAGCAACCTCAAG AGCATGGATCACTTTGACGACATCGGCCCCAGTGTGGTGATGGCGTCTCCGGGTATGATGCAGAGCGGTCTCTCCAGAGAGCTCTTTGAGAGCTGGTGCACTGATAAGAGGAACGGAGTCATCATCGCTGGATACTGTGTAGAAGGCACACTGGCCAAG CACATTATGTCGGAGCCAGAGGAGATTACCACCATGTCCGgacagaagctgcagctgaagaTGTCAGTGGACTACATCTCCTTCTCGGCCCACACTGACTACCAGCAGACCAGCGAGTTCATTAGGGCTCTCAAACCACCACACGTG ATCCTGGTCCACGGGGAGCAGAATGAGATGGCACGTCTGAAGGCGGCGCTAATCAGGGAGTACGAGGATAACGACCAGGTTCACATAGAAGTCCACAATCCTCGGAACACAGAGGCTGTCACCCTCAActtcagaggagagaaactGGCCAAG GTGATGGGCTCTCTGGCTGATAAGAAGTGCGCTCAGGGCCAGAGGGTGTCAGGCATACTGGTGAAAAAGAACTTCAACTACCACATCCTCAATCCCTCCGACCTTTCta cGTACACAGAGCTGGCCATGAGCACAGTGAAACAGTCCCAGGCTATCCCATTCACCGGGCCTTACTCGCTGCTCGTCTGCCATCTGAGGAACCTCACGG GTGATGTGGAAGAGCTGGATGGAACCGAGAAGAACACTTTGAAGATCTTAAAAAACATCACTCTGATCCACGAGGTCGGCATGGTGATGCTGGAG TGGATAGCTAACCCTCTCAATGATATGTATGCTGATGCCGTCACCACTGTAGTACTGGAAGTCCAGTCAAACCCAAAGGCTCAGAAAG tCATGGAGACACAGAGTAACATTATGGACATGGGCATCTTCCAAACCCGACTAGGAGTCATGCTGCA gGACATGTTTGGAGAGGACTGTGTGGATTTCAGTGGTGGTAAAAACGTCTCTTTGACAGTAGATGGGAAGACGATGCACATTTGCTTGGAAACGAGG TCGGTGTGCTACGAGGACGAATGCACGGAGGACGACTCCCTGAGAGAGATGGTGGAGCTGGCAGTGCAGCGGCTCTATGACGCCCTCAACCCGGTCATCTGA
- the itgb1bp1 gene encoding integrin beta-1-binding protein 1, with protein MFRKVKKRHSSSSSQSSEISTKSKSVDSSLGGLSRSSTVASLDTDSTKSSGNSTSDTCAEFRVKYVGAIEKLQFDMSKTLQEPLDLINYIDAAQQDGKLPFIPADEEMILGVSKYGVKVASLDQCDVLHRHPLYLIVRMLCYDDGLGAGKNLLALKTTDAKQEECSIWVYQCSSSEQAQSICKVLSASFDCALTSDKS; from the exons ATGTTCCGGAAAGTCAAAAAgcgccacagcagcagcagctcgcaAAGCAGTGAGATCAGcaccaaaagcaaa TCTGTGGACTCCAGTTTGGGAGGGCTCTCCAGGTCCAGCACGGTCGCCAGCCTTGACACAGACTCCACCAAGAGCTCAG GTAACAGCACATCTGACACATGCGCTGAGTTCAGGGTGAAGTATGTGGGAGCCATTGAGAAGTTACAGTTTGACATGAGCAAGACCCTCCAGGAGCCTCTGGACCTCATCAACTACATTGATGCTGCTCAG CAAGATGGAAAGCTTCCCTTCATACCCGCAGACGAGGAGATGATTCTGGGAGTGTCAAAGTACGGAGTGAAAGTGGCCTCCCTGGACCAGTGT GACGTGCTGCATCGCCACCCTCTCTACCTGATAGTGCGCATGCTGTGTTACGATGACGGCTTGGGTGCAGGAAAGAACCTCCTGGCTCTCAAAACCACCGATGCAAAGCAAGAGGAGTGCAGCATCTGGGTGTACCAGTGCAGCAGTTCA GAGCAGGCTCAGTCCATCTGCAAGGTGCTGTCGGCTTCTTTTGACTGCGCTCTGACATCAGACAAGTCTTGA